In the genome of Pseudanabaena mucicola str. Chao 1806, the window ATTGATGTCTGGTGCGTTGGCAGGTAAGACTTCTGAACTACGCATAATTTCATAGCCTTGTTTTTGCAGGTCTGCAACTGTTTTGGGCGATATATGAACATCTGCAAGTAAACGGATATTTTTCACGCGAGAATACCGTGAGTTTGATCTGAGACTGCCCAAGCTGCATAGTGGAGGACTTGTCTGATGTCTTCAAGTTCTAGTTCAGGATAGGCTTCTAAAATTTCTGGAACGGATAGGTTGCTGGCTAACAGTTTGAGGACAAAGGCTACGGTAATCCTCAATCCTCTGACGGTGGGCTGTCCGAGGCAGACATCTGGGTTAATGACAATTCGATCTAATCCCATAGTGTTCACTTTTGTTTCTCAACAATCAAATTATTCTATATTAGACGATCGCCCGTGATGCGATATCAAATACCGAAGTTTTTTGTCAGTTCACAAGGGCAAACGAAACGATCGCCAAAGTAAATATGCAGCGCGTGACCAAGCAGAGCATTGTCTCGCAAGAGCAATCTGCCTCTTTGAATAACATCAATGTCAATGCGTCACTGAAACAGCAAAAAGCAGTCAAAGCTCAAGAAGCTCTTTATGAGGGAGCCATGCCCATTAACGTGGCGGTGGCTGTATTGATTCGTCGTCCTAACTTGATTGCCCTTGATGATGCCTGTCGCTATTTTTGCAGTTGCTTCCAGCGTCCTGCTTGGGTTGAGCGCGAGACTGAGTATGCGTGGCTAATGTGGAAACAAACAGACCCTACCAGTGACAGTGGGTAATCTACTGGCTCAACCATTCCCCCGTCGTCATGTTTATTTATCATTTCCACACTATTTGGATTGGATAATCATTAAACGATTGATCGCAACCGACAATAGTTAAGTTGTTATTTATTGCTTGAGAAATTATCATGCGATCAAAAGGATCTCCATGATGTAAAGGCAGATTTTTATAAATTTGTGTATCTGTAAATGTAATTGTTAAAATCTCAATTTCTAATGAATTTAAAACATCTAATAAATCATCAAATTTGTTTTGAAGAGAAAGCTGTTTTTTACCAGTTTTAATTGCAATCTCCCAAAGACTAATAATACTCAGATATATTTTATCTCCTGAAATCTCAATAACATCCCTAGCTTTTTGAGTTAATTTCGCATTTCCCTCTATATACCAAATGAATGTATGCGTATCTAAAAGTACATTCATATCTACATATACTCCTCAAATTCTTCCATTGGCAAATCAAAATCTTCTGACATCGAAATTTTTCCTTGCCAAATGCCAAAACCATCGCGCTTTTTAGGTTGCTTTATCTCTGGCTCTTGAATACTTTGCTTGGCATAATTGCTCTTGAGAAATTCAATATAATGGAATACTTCAACTTGCAAGGAATAGGGAAGTTGCTTTAAGCTTTCTTCAATATTTTGAAAAGTAGTTTGCAGCATGGTTATTCTCTCATGTAAATTGATAATTAAAGATTACGTTGGGAATATCTCAATCCACTAAAATTCTCGTAGGTCTATTAATGATTGCTTCTCTTCTTCTTCCTACTGATTCAATCATACTCTTTTGTATTTCTAGCTGAGCTTGGCGTTCTAACATACGCAACTCATGTTGACGCTGTTTGTCTGCTTCCTGTTGCCTTTGCCTTTCAGCAACTTCCCTTGCTACAGATTCCTTATTACGATACGCAGTCAGCATAGTGTCATTACTTTTACTAAAGTCCTTCAAAGCTTTGTTCACTTCCGCAGAGATAGAAGTGTCAGCAGGTAACTTTTCCAACAAGAAGATTACCTCTTGATATTTGGCAAGACTCACTCGTAACTCTTCAAGGGAAAGATTGCGACTGTTATACTCCTTCACTATTTCCTCATGCAGAGACTTAGCTTTCTCAAATGAACTAAGCGCTAGTTTCTCATTTTCTATTCTCTGCGTGAGTTGAGCATCAAGTTCTTTTAACTTATTCCAACGTTC includes:
- the vapB gene encoding type II toxin-antitoxin system VapB family antitoxin, whose product is MLQTTFQNIEESLKQLPYSLQVEVFHYIEFLKSNYAKQSIQEPEIKQPKKRDGFGIWQGKISMSEDFDLPMEEFEEYM
- a CDS encoding DUF433 domain-containing protein, with amino-acid sequence MGLDRIVINPDVCLGQPTVRGLRITVAFVLKLLASNLSVPEILEAYPELELEDIRQVLHYAAWAVSDQTHGILA
- a CDS encoding type II toxin-antitoxin system VapC family toxin — protein: MNVLLDTHTFIWYIEGNAKLTQKARDVIEISGDKIYLSIISLWEIAIKTGKKQLSLQNKFDDLLDVLNSLEIEILTITFTDTQIYKNLPLHHGDPFDRMIISQAINNNLTIVGCDQSFNDYPIQIVWK